The Streptomyces sp. NBC_01237 genomic interval CCCCGTCGAGGAGGGCGGCGAACGCGTCGCGGTCGAAGGAGTCGGCGAGCGGATCCGGCCCGAGCCGGGCGACGCCGGGGATCTCCGCGGGGTCACGCACCAGGTGGACGGCGAGGCGTTTGGTGGTGCCCATCTCCGTCAGGTCGAAGCCGTCGCCGCCGCTCAGTACGGTGCGCAGCGCGAGGGGCCCTTTGCCGGGGCGGGGCGGGGTGGCCGGGAAGCTGTCCTTCCACTGGAGCCAGCCGGCCCGCGCGAGGTGGGTGACCAGATGCAGCGGGCCCACCTGGATGTCCAGGAATTTGCCGTGCCGGGACACGGAGGTGACGGTGCCGCCCGTCAGAGCGGAGAGCGGCGGGTCGTACGTCTTGAGGACGCTGATCGCGAGCGGCAGGACGCGGGCGATCTCCTTGCCGACCAGGTGGTCGTCGAGGAAGACCCGCAGGGCTTCGACTTCCGGCAGTTCGGGCATGCACCCAGCCTGCCGCAGGCCGGTGACGGGTGCCTCCCCAACGGCCCCCGGGTGGGTCCGCCGGGTCTCCCGGGGTCGCGGGGGTCCTCAGCCGAGTCCGTAGACGCGGGTGGCGGTGTCCGCGAACACGGCCCGCCGCTCGTCCCCGGTGAGGTGCGCGGTGAGGGTACGTGCGGCGTCGGCGACCTCCGCGTAGCTCGCCGCGAGCCGGCACACCGGCCAGTCGGAGCCGAACATCAGCCGGTCCGGCCCGAAGGCGTCCAGGAGCGTGTCGGTGTACGGGCGCAGGTCCTGGACGGTCCAGGTGCGGGGGTCGGCCTCGGTGACCAGTCCGGAGAGTTTGCCGACCGTGTTGGGGAGGGCGGCCAGGGCCCTGAGGCCGTCGGCCCAGGGATGGGTGCGCCGCGCCGCGATCGGCGGTTTGCCCGCGTGGTCGAGGACGA includes:
- a CDS encoding Fpg/Nei family DNA glycosylase, translated to MPELPEVEALRVFLDDHLVGKEIARVLPLAISVLKTYDPPLSALTGGTVTSVSRHGKFLDIQVGPLHLVTHLARAGWLQWKDSFPATPPRPGKGPLALRTVLSGGDGFDLTEMGTTKRLAVHLVRDPAEIPGVARLGPDPLADSFDRDAFAALLDGERRQIKGALRDQSLIAGIGNAYSDEILHVAKMSPFKRTNSLGEDDITHLYTALRTTLEDAVARSSGLAAGRLKAEKKSGMRVHGRAGAPCPVCGDTILEVSFSDSSLQYCPTCQTGGKPLADRRLSKLLK